The following are encoded in a window of candidate division TA06 bacterium genomic DNA:
- a CDS encoding T9SS type A sorting domain-containing protein, whose product MKKTMLTLCLAILFCCGVANAQKMIKAGGPPPVFEGSGLKIDGGAKLGGSYTLSGEIKMLRDVENVKIHFTLKGGVKILSGEKYIYYKKLAKGQIINPSITVTFESVPASVQRSIWGKSATPGGSGVYYDVVDDEGTLMSLPQYVARNNERNFKKIEYRYDPEEPLPLNEQNIQPGMINGEKAKATRDAIENLKKTKGEVSDIEAIELLHNRIELFIRSGVEGQKAIDILWDAREKTKSKGGDYWKNVEEILKARKIKFFRPNGYNNSYGVDDSFSGLEKISTPKATVTLTGQFLYKKHCSDTANGLLATTIDMPVRRAKIWVWGYWSGQGLTRFGPTMTDENGNFTVNVDNVVYPARFCPFVYCKGPDYAGTKFERIKVVTDTIKFNYSDGPDSLTWRFRWWKWDTVSTSSYTFSRSPSYAGEQAFDGGLYPTANQPRSGAVNIFDVFLNAYDTLVTNDHTDDATLYRIAAKWQPGYSLTDHGFGGTCTDMYPSGYVDTTWVNADTTGEDKTTDEWDDMVLLHEFAHHAMAKCAEFPPNATGSHKWFESHPEKPNMSYSEGWANFFNHVVSDSLFYIDTKEMIGKADTTVGWWNIENPWSHYDSINNPLQAGPYCEAAVAGSLWDLYDSQDENPYPNDSAYADTLTMGFGPIWDVTTKYTPGGRNCYNIWEFIQGWGNFYDRFSGFESILRHHKIFKPARPINVTAGVSPFDYWTVVVTWEKGGSKYSGGAKDDTISVGYNIYRRAEGEKFYSKINDTLITAFTFDDPNRLDNKNYFYMVAGVDTSKVEGFFSDSVKVYVPHPPFKTRLSNATAFNNTHKLLYSPASGKAHLIYGSDNGLYYSYSTDFGLDWSTDTVLSYEADNRSCLALDTLGRPSVIWKKWSSTFEYTRQSSPWIPPIWLPAIVYSRPTMAISRHDTAYVAYTYYSVVSNEETCEGKISLVTFPITDFMSAINENLDLPGKTPMVAVDDSDNVYIAYASGNDIYFADRTNGIWGTPINISQSPAISQHPMIDVYGDKLSVTWEEDNGGSFDIYNKILTISANTWTNSENVSNNISNSLNPTTAMSGYVYWSDNENGYYRIYSKRFIDGAGWPDSAKRTITDNDSICNYPQITFSQTIDTTKILAIWTQGNASPYDVKFQRNIVQPVSKIYIDGGQELASPFNIRRDGFKVFGPASYQSIDYGAEEVAYKFDNLNSTKDYKVSVTYYFENVENNAKGQSNKPIWHEQLKVDKQTVATSKVKAGQPTTVEVLVPPQWYAKDGSIVLTVKNINGKYAMATDVKLYEFSKPTSTEKTDGGTQTAFTTPVTLPLTNQLCQNAPNPFGSQPTTIQYAVTKPGNVSLKVYNISGQVVKTLVNESKQPGFYNARWNGKDETGRQAAAGVYFYRIQANGFDNTKKLVVLK is encoded by the coding sequence ATGAAAAAGACCATGTTAACCCTCTGTTTGGCAATACTATTTTGTTGCGGTGTTGCTAATGCCCAAAAAATGATTAAAGCGGGCGGCCCCCCGCCTGTTTTTGAGGGTAGCGGTTTGAAAATTGACGGCGGGGCTAAATTAGGGGGGAGCTATACACTTTCAGGTGAAATAAAAATGTTAAGAGATGTAGAAAATGTAAAAATTCATTTTACACTAAAAGGTGGCGTAAAAATATTAAGTGGTGAAAAATACATATATTATAAAAAATTAGCCAAAGGCCAAATTATTAACCCATCTATAACTGTAACATTTGAAAGTGTGCCCGCTAGTGTACAAAGAAGTATTTGGGGCAAATCGGCAACCCCTGGCGGAAGCGGTGTATATTATGACGTTGTAGATGATGAAGGCACATTAATGTCTCTACCACAATATGTGGCAAGAAACAATGAAAGGAATTTTAAGAAAATAGAATATCGCTATGACCCCGAGGAACCATTGCCATTAAATGAGCAGAATATCCAACCGGGTATGATTAATGGTGAGAAAGCTAAAGCCACAAGAGATGCAATTGAGAATTTGAAAAAGACAAAAGGGGAGGTATCGGACATTGAGGCAATTGAGCTTTTACATAACCGTATTGAACTATTTATCAGAAGCGGGGTTGAGGGGCAGAAAGCTATAGATATCCTTTGGGATGCTCGTGAAAAGACAAAATCGAAAGGTGGCGATTACTGGAAGAATGTTGAGGAAATACTGAAAGCCAGGAAAATCAAATTTTTTCGTCCTAATGGTTACAATAACAGTTATGGCGTTGATGATAGTTTTTCTGGGCTTGAAAAAATATCTACGCCAAAGGCTACAGTTACACTGACCGGTCAATTCTTGTATAAAAAGCATTGTTCCGATACTGCAAATGGTCTGTTGGCGACGACAATAGATATGCCTGTACGCCGGGCTAAAATATGGGTCTGGGGATACTGGTCGGGCCAGGGCCTTACACGTTTCGGCCCAACCATGACCGATGAAAATGGTAATTTTACTGTTAACGTGGATAATGTAGTTTATCCGGCGCGTTTTTGCCCTTTTGTATATTGCAAGGGGCCAGATTATGCCGGAACAAAATTTGAACGAATCAAAGTAGTAACCGATACCATTAAATTTAACTACTCCGATGGCCCGGATAGTTTGACTTGGCGTTTTCGCTGGTGGAAGTGGGATACCGTAAGCACTAGTTCATATACCTTTTCCAGAAGCCCTTCCTATGCAGGCGAGCAGGCCTTTGATGGCGGACTTTATCCGACAGCCAATCAACCACGTAGTGGGGCTGTGAATATATTTGATGTGTTTTTAAACGCGTATGACACGCTAGTCACCAATGATCATACAGATGATGCCACATTGTATAGAATTGCTGCGAAATGGCAGCCAGGTTATTCTTTGACTGATCATGGCTTCGGTGGCACATGTACGGATATGTATCCTAGTGGCTATGTGGACACAACCTGGGTAAATGCAGATACCACCGGTGAGGATAAAACTACCGACGAATGGGATGATATGGTTCTGTTGCACGAATTTGCTCATCACGCTATGGCAAAATGCGCGGAATTTCCGCCTAATGCAACCGGATCTCATAAATGGTTTGAAAGCCATCCGGAAAAACCTAATATGTCATACAGCGAAGGCTGGGCTAACTTTTTTAACCATGTTGTTTCGGATAGCCTATTTTATATTGATACTAAGGAAATGATTGGTAAGGCAGACACTACGGTAGGCTGGTGGAATATAGAAAACCCCTGGTCTCACTATGACAGCATTAATAATCCATTGCAAGCTGGCCCGTATTGCGAAGCAGCCGTTGCAGGCTCTTTGTGGGACCTATACGATTCTCAGGATGAAAATCCATATCCCAACGATTCAGCTTATGCCGATACCTTGACCATGGGTTTTGGCCCCATCTGGGATGTCACAACAAAATATACGCCCGGCGGCCGCAACTGCTATAACATTTGGGAATTCATCCAGGGCTGGGGAAACTTTTATGATCGTTTTAGCGGCTTTGAGAGCATACTCAGGCATCATAAAATATTCAAGCCTGCCCGGCCGATAAATGTTACCGCAGGCGTCAGCCCGTTTGATTATTGGACAGTTGTCGTAACTTGGGAAAAAGGCGGGTCTAAATATTCCGGCGGCGCAAAAGACGATACCATATCGGTTGGTTATAATATTTATCGCCGGGCGGAAGGGGAGAAATTCTATAGCAAAATAAACGATACGCTTATCACAGCTTTTACCTTTGACGATCCGAACCGGCTTGACAATAAAAATTATTTTTACATGGTAGCAGGCGTTGATACTTCTAAGGTTGAAGGGTTTTTCTCGGATTCTGTCAAGGTCTACGTTCCCCATCCGCCTTTTAAAACCAGGCTGAGCAACGCCACCGCTTTCAACAATACCCACAAATTGCTGTATAGCCCGGCTTCCGGCAAAGCTCATCTTATTTACGGTTCCGACAACGGGCTTTATTATTCGTATTCCACCGACTTCGGCTTGGACTGGTCAACGGATACGGTATTGAGCTACGAGGCCGATAATCGTTCCTGCCTGGCTTTGGATACTTTGGGCCGCCCTTCTGTTATATGGAAAAAGTGGTCTTCCACTTTTGAATATACCCGCCAGTCCTCGCCGTGGATTCCGCCTATTTGGTTACCCGCCATTGTTTATTCCCGCCCCACCATGGCCATCAGCAGGCATGATACCGCATATGTGGCTTATACCTATTATTCTGTTGTGTCGAATGAAGAAACTTGTGAAGGCAAGATTAGTTTAGTCACATTTCCAATAACCGATTTCATGTCGGCAATCAATGAGAATCTGGATTTGCCGGGTAAAACACCGATGGTGGCAGTTGACGACAGCGATAATGTATATATTGCTTACGCTTCAGGCAACGATATCTATTTTGCCGACAGGACGAATGGCATATGGGGAACGCCAATAAATATTTCACAAAGCCCGGCTATTTCCCAGCATCCCATGATAGATGTTTACGGCGATAAATTAAGCGTAACATGGGAAGAAGATAATGGCGGTAGTTTTGATATATACAACAAGATATTGACCATTTCCGCCAACACCTGGACAAATTCCGAGAATGTCAGCAATAACATCTCCAATTCGCTTAACCCCACCACCGCTATGTCAGGGTATGTCTATTGGTCTGATAATGAGAACGGATATTACCGTATTTACAGCAAACGATTCATTGATGGCGCAGGCTGGCCTGACAGCGCCAAGCGGACGATAACCGATAACGATAGCATCTGCAATTATCCGCAAATAACATTCAGCCAGACCATTGACACTACAAAAATACTGGCTATCTGGACGCAAGGCAATGCTTCGCCTTATGATGTTAAGTTCCAGAGAAATATCGTCCAGCCCGTATCAAAAATTTATATTGACGGAGGACAAGAGCTTGCTTCGCCCTTCAATATCCGCCGGGATGGTTTCAAAGTCTTTGGCCCGGCTTCTTACCAGAGCATTGATTACGGCGCAGAAGAAGTGGCTTACAAGTTTGACAATTTAAACAGCACTAAAGATTACAAAGTATCCGTAACCTACTACTTTGAAAACGTTGAAAACAATGCCAAAGGCCAGTCAAACAAACCCATCTGGCATGAACAGCTAAAAGTAGACAAACAAACAGTAGCCACCAGCAAGGTCAAAGCCGGCCAGCCCACTACTGTTGAAGTTTTGGTGCCGCCGCAATGGTATGCCAAAGATGGGAGCATTGTTTTGACGGTTAAAAACATCAACGGCAAATATGCTATGGCTACCGATGTCAAATTGTATGAGTTCAGCAAGCCAACTTCTACTGAAAAGACTGATGGCGGAACACAAACAGCTTTTACCACGCCCGTAACATTGCCGTTGACCAATCAATTGTGCCAAAATGCGCCCAATCCCTTCGGCAGCCAGCCGACTACCATTCAGTATGCGGTAACCAAGCCGGGCAATGTCAGCCTTAAGGTTTACAACATTTCCGGCCAGGTGGTAAAAACATTGGTGAACGAAAGTAAGCAGCCTGGCTTTTACAATGCAAGGTGGAACGGGAAGGACGAGACCGGTCGGCAAGCCGCCGCAGGCGTTTATTTCTACCGTATCCAAGCCAACGGATTTGACAACACCAAGAAATTGGTGGTGCTTAAATAA
- a CDS encoding copper-translocating P-type ATPase, producing the protein MNMKKIEIPVSGMHCASCVNNVEQYLKRMKGVRSAAVNLATEKAAIEYDPDLITVPEILQVVRAAGYEVPGTQAGTEGPLPSPAASLEGQRDRYYSSLKKRFLFALIFSVPVFLGGMHMFLPFVPGWLHNPWLMLALAVPVQFFSGWLFYKGFWASIKRRNADMDTLVAVGTSAAFGYSLLATVFPGFFAQAGLQVVYYYDSAVVIITLILLGRMLEAGARGKTSQAIKRLIGLQARTARVVRDGQETELPIEQVRSGDIISVRPGERVAADGVILDGFSSLDESLITGESIPADKAAGDRVTGGTINKTGAFRFMALKVGRETVLAQIIKLVEEAQGSKAPIQRLADKIASVFVPIVMAVAALTFTLWLILGPSFNLAMINAVAVLVIACPCALGLATPTAIMVGTGRGAELGILIRRGEILEKAGSIDTVVFDKTGTLTTGQITVTNVAVSPELDEEQLLALAASAENSSEHPIGRAVAEYVKLKNIPLPKMSDFKVLPGSGLSCKVNDKLVEIGNRPLMEQREIDFSSLEKLANRLQQEGKTVIYLAADARPAGIIAVADTLRGNAPRAISGLHSMGLKTAMITGDHKEVAAAIAGQLGMDQVISEVLPKDKVEEVKKLQSGNSVVAMVGDGINDAPALAQADIGMAMGRGTDVAIESADIILLGDDLNLILKAIRLSRSTLKIIKQNLFWAFFYNVIGIPVAAGLLYPFLGILLNPMFAALAMAFSSVSVVGNSLRLKRWE; encoded by the coding sequence ATGAATATGAAAAAGATCGAAATCCCCGTCAGCGGGATGCACTGTGCTTCCTGCGTCAACAATGTGGAACAGTATTTAAAGCGGATGAAAGGAGTGCGGTCCGCCGCCGTGAACCTGGCCACGGAAAAAGCCGCGATAGAATACGACCCGGACCTGATCACAGTCCCGGAGATCCTGCAAGTAGTGAGAGCTGCGGGATACGAGGTGCCCGGAACGCAGGCCGGGACTGAAGGCCCTTTGCCGTCCCCCGCCGCATCGCTGGAAGGGCAGCGGGACAGGTATTATTCGTCGCTTAAAAAGAGGTTCCTGTTCGCTTTGATCTTTTCCGTCCCGGTGTTCCTGGGCGGGATGCATATGTTCCTGCCCTTCGTGCCGGGCTGGCTGCATAATCCCTGGCTGATGCTGGCTCTGGCCGTTCCGGTCCAGTTCTTCTCCGGATGGCTGTTTTACAAGGGTTTCTGGGCTTCCATTAAACGGCGCAATGCGGACATGGACACCCTGGTGGCCGTGGGAACCTCGGCCGCCTTCGGCTACAGCCTGCTGGCCACCGTGTTCCCGGGGTTCTTTGCCCAGGCCGGACTGCAGGTTGTTTATTATTACGATTCCGCAGTTGTGATCATCACCCTGATACTATTGGGGCGGATGCTGGAGGCCGGCGCCCGGGGCAAAACCTCGCAGGCCATCAAACGATTGATCGGCCTGCAGGCCAGGACCGCCCGGGTGGTCAGGGACGGGCAGGAGACCGAGCTCCCCATCGAGCAGGTGAGATCCGGGGACATCATATCGGTCCGGCCGGGCGAGCGGGTGGCCGCCGACGGCGTGATACTGGATGGGTTCTCATCACTGGATGAATCCCTGATTACCGGCGAAAGCATTCCGGCCGACAAGGCGGCCGGCGACCGGGTGACCGGAGGCACCATCAATAAGACAGGGGCTTTCCGCTTTATGGCCTTAAAAGTGGGGCGGGAGACCGTGCTGGCCCAGATCATCAAATTAGTGGAGGAGGCCCAGGGCAGCAAGGCTCCCATTCAAAGACTGGCCGACAAGATCGCCTCCGTCTTCGTCCCCATCGTCATGGCCGTGGCCGCTTTGACCTTCACCTTGTGGCTGATCCTCGGGCCGTCCTTCAACCTGGCCATGATCAACGCGGTGGCGGTCCTGGTGATCGCCTGCCCCTGCGCATTGGGGCTGGCCACCCCTACCGCCATCATGGTGGGGACCGGGCGGGGGGCCGAGCTGGGCATCCTGATCCGGCGGGGAGAAATTTTGGAAAAGGCCGGGAGCATTGACACAGTGGTCTTCGACAAGACCGGGACTTTGACCACTGGCCAGATCACAGTCACCAACGTGGCGGTGTCGCCGGAACTGGACGAGGAACAGCTGCTGGCACTAGCCGCCTCGGCCGAAAATTCCTCGGAACATCCCATCGGCCGGGCGGTGGCAGAATATGTTAAACTGAAAAATATCCCGCTGCCGAAAATGTCAGATTTTAAGGTTCTTCCCGGATCGGGCCTAAGCTGCAAAGTAAACGACAAATTAGTGGAGATAGGCAACCGGCCCCTGATGGAGCAGAGGGAAATAGACTTTTCATCGTTGGAAAAACTAGCAAACCGGCTGCAGCAGGAAGGCAAGACCGTCATCTACCTGGCCGCAGACGCAAGGCCGGCCGGCATCATTGCGGTGGCCGACACGTTGAGGGGGAATGCCCCCCGAGCCATTTCCGGTTTGCATTCTATGGGGCTGAAAACAGCCATGATCACCGGCGATCATAAGGAGGTGGCGGCGGCCATCGCCGGGCAATTGGGAATGGACCAGGTGATCTCAGAAGTCCTGCCCAAAGACAAGGTGGAGGAAGTCAAGAAACTGCAGTCGGGAAACTCGGTGGTGGCCATGGTGGGCGACGGCATCAACGACGCCCCGGCCCTGGCCCAGGCCGACATCGGGATGGCCATGGGGCGGGGGACCGACGTGGCCATAGAGTCTGCCGACATAATACTTCTGGGCGACGACCTGAACCTGATCCTCAAGGCTATCAGGCTGTCCCGGTCCACCCTCAAAATAATCAAGCAGAACCTGTTCTGGGCGTTTTTCTACAACGTCATCGGGATCCCGGTGGCCGCCGGGCTGCTCTATCCTTTTTTGGGGATCCTGCTTAACCCGATGTTCGCCGCCCTGGCCATGGCCTTTTCCTCGGTCAGCGTGGTGGGCAACAGCTTAAGGCTGAAGCGCTGGGAGTGA
- a CDS encoding DUF4388 domain-containing protein — protein sequence MEGNVKEFGLADVIQFISTSQKTGVLLLDHHTDTASIAFARGDITAAVYGRQGKQDQLQDYLFRSKKLDPETIQKLAQIQKDTNLGIDEVMIKEQIMTEEELFGVIAFKIQEVIDDIFTWSDAHYKFDAQADLYSKSRTKVTIPPATLLIETMRRKDEWPRIKMAIPSEDIVLLIKPDGILPYDALPEAKQMMEFIDGNRTISEMIQLSGFGRFRTFNALFNLFELGMIERKVTESAALPPKPKAPSPVLKFIGPAATVMATAGIVLILLTASLFWGYKVSLLLDSKTNLVEELLLKSAQSKYRQEVEIYKMINGRYPAELKQVVKDRRYVDLLVYEVSGDGQSFDLKIVERK from the coding sequence ATGGAAGGTAACGTCAAAGAATTCGGGCTGGCCGACGTCATCCAGTTCATCTCCACCAGCCAGAAGACCGGGGTGCTGCTGCTGGACCATCATACCGACACCGCCTCGATCGCTTTTGCCCGGGGCGACATCACGGCCGCGGTCTACGGCCGGCAGGGCAAGCAGGACCAACTGCAGGATTACCTGTTCCGGTCCAAAAAACTCGATCCCGAAACCATCCAGAAACTGGCCCAGATCCAGAAGGACACCAACCTGGGCATCGACGAGGTGATGATCAAGGAACAGATCATGACCGAGGAGGAGCTGTTCGGGGTGATCGCTTTCAAGATCCAGGAGGTGATTGACGACATCTTCACCTGGAGCGACGCCCATTACAAGTTCGACGCCCAAGCCGACCTGTATTCCAAGAGCCGGACCAAGGTGACTATCCCGCCGGCCACCCTTTTGATAGAAACTATGCGCCGCAAGGACGAGTGGCCCCGGATAAAGATGGCCATCCCCTCGGAGGACATCGTTCTATTAATCAAACCCGACGGCATCCTGCCCTACGACGCCCTGCCCGAGGCCAAGCAGATGATGGAATTCATCGACGGCAACCGGACCATCTCGGAGATGATCCAGCTTTCGGGGTTCGGACGCTTCCGGACTTTCAACGCCCTGTTCAATTTGTTTGAACTGGGGATGATCGAGCGCAAGGTCACCGAAAGCGCCGCCCTGCCGCCCAAGCCCAAGGCCCCGTCCCCGGTCTTGAAATTCATCGGGCCGGCCGCCACGGTGATGGCTACCGCCGGGATAGTGCTGATTTTGTTGACCGCTTCGCTTTTTTGGGGATACAAGGTCAGCCTGCTGCTGGATTCCAAGACCAACCTGGTGGAAGAGTTGCTTTTGAAATCGGCCCAAAGCAAGTACCGCCAGGAAGTGGAGATATACAAGATGATCAACGGACGTTACCCGGCCGAGCTTAAGCAGGTAGTAAAGGACCGGAGGTATGTTGACCTGCTGGTTTACGAGGTTTCCGGGGACGGGCAGAGCTTTGATTTGAAGATAGTTGAACGGAAATGA
- a CDS encoding tetratricopeptide repeat protein, translating to MLKKRILLLLIVLTLAAVPCHSQNEEEEAPEAAPAPVEAPAQASADSQAFYRLLDWPLLWQKSQASLTGDSAEQALDLADSAMAKAASLDIRLPLQAGYLKALSRQALRDRDRTLAYRYSLLALKADPTYPGLISSNFKIQQSRAGFSQALKDSWHNFNYAQKYFRHQLDFTAKALTLISIFLLASGLIFLLLLAVKHLPYLHHVLADLLPEAMPIYSRRLIAAALLVSLSLILGFISLALPVALMAIMATVYAARKEKALLLLAIVLLAGSGIGLGLGRQLFVNLNDDYLQDLSQANQSDRDAGLKARLAEYQQQRPDDLTPLFCLALMEKRAGNFNQARQYLDTLLAASGQNSKALNNLGNLLFYQGKIDSAAYLYRQAFQADPTAALPHYNLAQAYFKQVDFKAADQEREYAMSLARPEITAREGSKDAGLVLDELIPVSYFWGQVWLGLDPLAGFSPAESLSLTGLNLWLPAWLGLALLLLGLITVMVFFKDPAPAYCSVCNKDICPQCQAISPQQDLFCHECNQVISAATSPELQEKLIANLKLKKNRRKIWTGAVSNLLAPGSVLLLENMAALGLLLALLWGAIFAILCNLKLLLFPQDLQYFIFRTGPGWLILSLLVLSWLLTWVVFLKHANLLAAPSQPARKIA from the coding sequence ATGTTGAAGAAACGAATACTGCTGCTCCTGATCGTCCTGACCCTGGCTGCGGTCCCCTGCCATTCCCAGAATGAAGAGGAGGAGGCTCCGGAAGCTGCCCCGGCTCCGGTGGAAGCCCCCGCCCAGGCTTCGGCCGACAGCCAGGCCTTTTACCGGCTGCTGGACTGGCCCCTGTTATGGCAGAAAAGCCAGGCCAGTCTGACCGGCGACTCGGCGGAACAGGCTTTGGACCTGGCCGATTCGGCCATGGCCAAGGCCGCCTCTTTGGATATCCGCCTGCCCCTGCAGGCCGGATATCTCAAGGCCCTTTCGCGCCAGGCCTTAAGGGATCGGGACCGGACCCTGGCTTACCGCTATTCCCTGCTGGCCCTTAAAGCCGACCCCACTTATCCCGGACTGATCTCCAGTAATTTCAAAATTCAGCAGAGCCGGGCCGGTTTCAGCCAGGCCTTGAAAGACTCCTGGCACAATTTCAACTACGCCCAAAAATATTTCCGGCACCAGCTGGACTTCACCGCCAAAGCCCTGACCCTGATCTCTATTTTCCTGCTGGCCTCCGGCCTGATATTCCTGCTGCTACTGGCGGTAAAGCACCTGCCTTACCTGCACCATGTCTTGGCAGACCTGCTGCCTGAAGCCATGCCCATTTATAGCCGCCGCCTGATCGCCGCCGCTTTGCTGGTTTCCTTAAGCTTGATCCTGGGATTCATCAGCCTGGCGCTGCCGGTGGCCCTGATGGCGATCATGGCTACAGTTTACGCCGCCCGCAAGGAGAAGGCCCTGCTGCTGCTGGCGATTGTTCTTTTGGCCGGCTCCGGGATCGGCTTAGGCCTCGGCCGCCAGCTGTTCGTCAATCTGAACGACGATTACCTGCAGGACCTGTCTCAAGCCAACCAATCGGACCGGGATGCCGGACTAAAAGCAAGACTGGCGGAATACCAGCAGCAGCGCCCCGACGACCTGACCCCGCTGTTCTGCCTGGCCCTAATGGAAAAACGGGCCGGGAATTTCAACCAGGCCCGCCAGTATCTAGATACTTTGCTGGCGGCTTCGGGCCAGAATTCCAAAGCCCTGAACAATCTGGGTAATTTATTATTCTACCAGGGAAAGATCGACAGCGCCGCTTACCTTTACCGCCAGGCCTTCCAGGCCGACCCGACTGCGGCCCTGCCCCATTACAACCTGGCCCAGGCTTATTTCAAGCAGGTTGATTTCAAGGCCGCCGACCAGGAGCGGGAATACGCCATGTCACTGGCCAGGCCCGAAATCACAGCCCGGGAGGGATCCAAGGATGCCGGACTGGTGCTGGATGAGCTGATCCCGGTCTCCTATTTCTGGGGCCAGGTCTGGCTGGGGTTGGATCCTTTGGCCGGCTTCAGCCCGGCCGAGTCTTTAAGCCTGACCGGCCTGAACCTATGGCTGCCGGCCTGGCTGGGCCTGGCCCTGCTGTTATTGGGGTTGATCACGGTGATGGTGTTTTTTAAGGACCCGGCGCCTGCCTACTGTTCGGTCTGCAACAAGGACATCTGCCCCCAATGCCAGGCAATATCTCCCCAGCAGGATTTGTTTTGCCACGAATGCAATCAGGTGATCTCGGCCGCCACTTCGCCGGAACTGCAGGAAAAACTGATCGCCAATTTAAAACTTAAAAAAAACCGGCGCAAAATATGGACCGGGGCCGTCTCCAACCTGCTGGCGCCGGGATCGGTGCTGCTACTGGAGAATATGGCGGCCTTAGGCCTGTTGCTGGCCCTGCTCTGGGGAGCGATATTCGCCATCTTGTGCAACCTGAAACTCTTGCTTTTCCCCCAGGACCTTCAGTATTTCATTTTCAGGACCGGGCCGGGCTGGCTGATTTTAAGTCTGCTGGTCTTAAGCTGGCTCTTGACCTGGGTGGTTTTCCTGAAACACGCCAATTTGCTGGCCGCGCCGTCTCAACCGGCAAGGAAAATCGCTTGA